A single window of Hylaeus volcanicus isolate JK05 chromosome 8, UHH_iyHylVolc1.0_haploid, whole genome shotgun sequence DNA harbors:
- the LOC128880884 gene encoding solute carrier family 35 member E1 homolog: MDDRRNSREVATVLFLCLLWYGISSSSNVVGKMLLSEFPYPMTVTMVQLTSITIYSGPFFNLWGVRKYSSDISWGYYLRLIVPLALGKFVANVFSHVSIWKVPVSYAHTVKATMPFFTVFLSRIIMREKQTWSVYLSLVPIVVGVAVATLTELSFNMIGLLSALASTMAFSLQNIYSKKVLHDTGIHHLRLLHVLGRLALILFLPIWLIYDLRLLIYSGSAELSSYILGLLFLDGILNWFQNIIAFSVLSIVTPLTYAVASASKRIFVIGVTLLVLGNPVTWLNIFGMALAICGVLCYNKAKYDQRREKETQTALPKYYDKNRNGTSGSFMVNGWVNKKEQSFAV, from the exons ATGGACGATCGCCGTAACAGCCGGGAAGTGGCCACTGTGTTGTTTCTTTGCTTGCTGTGGTATGGGATATCGAGTAGCAGCAATGTGGTGGGCAAGATGCTGCTCTCGGAGTTTCCCTATCCGATGACAGTGACCATGGTTCAGTTAACCTCGATCACCATCTACTCCGGACCATTTTTCAACCTATGGGGCGTACGAAAGTATTCGTCAGATATCTCATGGGGTTATTATTTGCGGCTGATCGTGCCCCTTGCGTTGGGTAAATTCGTGGCGAATGTGTTCAGCCACGTCAGCATCTGGAAGGTTCCCGTTTCGTATGCTCATACTG TGAAGGCTACAATGCCCTTCTTCACTGTATTCCTGTCAAGAATAATAATGAGGGAGAAGCAGACCTGGAGCGTGTACCTTAGTCTAGTTCCAATCGTCGTAGGTGTAGCTGTTGCTACTTTGACGGAGCTTAGTTTCAACATGATTGGTCTATTGAGTGCCTTAGCGTCAACCATGGCATTCTCTTTGCAAAACATTTACTCTAAGAAG GTGCTGCACGACACAGGAATACATCATTTGAGGCTTCTACATGTTTTGGGCCGTTTAGCATTGATTCTCTTCCTTCCTATATGGTTGATATACGATTTGAGGCTGTTGATATATAGCGGGTCCGCGGAATTGAGCTCCTATATATTAGGCCTGCTGTTCTTGGATGGTATATTGAACTGGTTTCAAAATATCATCGCGTTCTCTGTACTTTCCATTGTTACCCCTTTAACTTATGCAGTGGCCAGTGCGAGTAAACGTATATTTGTGATTGGAGTGACGTTACTTGTGCTTGGAAATCCAGTGACATggttaaatatatttggaaTGGCACTGGCCATTTGCGGGGTGTTGTGCTATAACAAGGCCAAGTATGATCagcgaagagagaaagagactcAAACAGCGCTTCCGAAGTATTACGATAAGAATCGTAATGGTACCAGTGGTTCCTTTATGGTAAATGGATGGGTCAATAAGAAAGAGCAATCGTTTGCTGTCTAG